One part of the Mariniblastus fucicola genome encodes these proteins:
- the trmB gene encoding tRNA (guanosine(46)-N7)-methyltransferase TrmB: MGRRSLPKIDPTVDFSNHLGFVEDLEAPFDPQSLFASAQDLEIEVGSGKGLFMLNESGRVPDRNFLGNEIARKYCRFAAYRLAQKERSNAYMMSGDGLRMFREFLPDQCAVAVHVYFPDPWWKERHRRRRVMRQPLIEDIERVLKPGGIFHFWTDVEEYFEETVGLMKEYSNLSGPHHVEEPPSDHDMDFRTHFERRMRKNDHPVFRSQYKK, encoded by the coding sequence ATGGGCCGACGTTCACTTCCAAAAATTGACCCCACGGTTGACTTTAGCAACCACCTCGGATTCGTCGAAGATCTTGAAGCCCCCTTTGATCCGCAATCGCTTTTTGCGTCGGCTCAGGATTTGGAAATTGAGGTCGGAAGCGGCAAAGGTCTGTTCATGCTCAACGAATCCGGCCGAGTTCCAGATCGCAACTTTTTGGGCAACGAAATCGCCAGAAAGTATTGTCGCTTTGCCGCCTATCGACTGGCTCAAAAGGAACGCTCCAACGCCTACATGATGTCCGGAGACGGGCTGCGAATGTTTCGTGAGTTTCTACCTGATCAATGCGCGGTCGCGGTCCATGTCTATTTCCCCGATCCATGGTGGAAGGAACGTCATCGTCGACGCCGCGTGATGCGACAGCCGTTGATCGAAGACATCGAACGCGTTCTCAAGCCGGGCGGAATTTTCCATTTCTGGACTGACGTCGAAGAGTATTTCGAGGAAACGGTTGGCTTGATGAAGGAGTACTCGAACCTCTCCGGCCCCCACCATGTTGAAGAGCCTCCTTCGGATCACGACATGGACTTCCGTACTCATTTCGAACGCCGGATGCGGAAGAATGACCATCCTGTATTTCGCTCGCAGTATAAAAAGTAG
- a CDS encoding NYN domain-containing protein, which produces MIRIIIDAYNLIFQCGLQPKNLNSPLALHRTRQRLIHELALRIDENQRREVKLVFDAKNPRGPSTPDLDGKGFKIAFSRDYEDADTMVIELLQKHSQPRQLTIVSNDHRIQTAATRRNATAIDADVWFDRLGESTNRPALPRNLEKPNLALSDDETQQLIDEFSDLEDAEQSDDPKTSDAGDNETDSLYNPFPKGYGEDLLDL; this is translated from the coding sequence ATGATTCGGATCATTATTGATGCATACAACCTGATCTTCCAGTGTGGGTTGCAACCGAAAAATCTCAATTCGCCGCTGGCGTTGCACCGGACGCGGCAAAGGCTGATTCACGAACTGGCGCTTCGAATCGACGAAAACCAGCGACGTGAGGTGAAACTTGTCTTTGACGCCAAGAATCCACGAGGACCATCGACACCGGATCTCGATGGAAAAGGATTCAAAATTGCGTTTTCCCGAGACTATGAAGACGCCGATACGATGGTCATCGAACTACTTCAAAAGCACAGCCAGCCACGCCAGTTGACCATTGTCTCGAACGACCATCGGATTCAGACCGCGGCGACCCGGCGTAACGCGACCGCGATTGACGCGGATGTGTGGTTTGATCGTCTGGGAGAATCCACCAACCGCCCTGCCCTGCCCCGGAATCTGGAAAAGCCGAATCTGGCGCTCTCGGATGATGAAACACAGCAATTGATCGATGAGTTCAGTGATCTTGAGGATGCAGAGCAGTCGGACGACCCAAAGACAAGTGACGCTGGCGACAATGAAACCGATTCACTCTATAATCCCTTCCCCAAAGGATACGGTGAAGACCTGCTCGATTTGTAA
- a CDS encoding sugar phosphate isomerase/epimerase family protein, which yields MYKVLNSKGLGVGGRQNELIELALTHGFKGVEIDMNDLVGRHDALGKEFACQFLQSAKMDIGSFDLPINFGGTDAEFVASCEKLETIMDLAATLNAKRCRVRIEPNSEATPFQENFERHRERIEDIGAKFEEHGIRLGLYLQASSAVEADGNYKFIQTAEEILTLVKAIGHANVGLSLDTWEWVVGGGAMDQISDMDLAILTEVILSDVGADATPGSYTAADRVLPCTGGDPFSLKLCQFLKEKGYDGALSMGTEAHMYAGAPNRHDVAGKLSTMLDKLADGEDPTYVEEPEVEEGEEGEGAEGADGADGEKAAEETKDGAAKDAAADGSKEEATPAKA from the coding sequence ATGTACAAAGTTTTGAATTCAAAAGGCCTCGGTGTTGGCGGCCGCCAAAATGAACTGATCGAACTCGCTCTGACTCACGGCTTCAAAGGCGTTGAGATCGACATGAACGATCTTGTCGGACGCCACGATGCACTGGGCAAGGAATTCGCATGCCAGTTCCTGCAAAGCGCGAAAATGGACATCGGTTCATTCGACCTGCCGATCAATTTCGGTGGCACTGATGCCGAGTTCGTTGCTTCTTGCGAAAAGCTGGAAACGATCATGGACTTGGCCGCGACGCTTAACGCAAAACGTTGCCGCGTACGAATTGAACCGAACAGCGAAGCGACTCCGTTTCAGGAGAACTTTGAGCGTCACCGCGAGCGTATCGAAGACATCGGTGCGAAGTTCGAAGAGCATGGCATTCGTCTGGGGCTTTACCTTCAGGCGTCGTCGGCTGTCGAAGCAGACGGTAACTACAAATTCATTCAAACGGCTGAAGAGATTTTGACTTTGGTCAAAGCGATCGGTCACGCGAACGTTGGCCTGTCGCTGGATACCTGGGAATGGGTTGTGGGCGGTGGAGCCATGGATCAGATCTCTGATATGGATCTGGCGATTCTCACAGAAGTCATCCTTTCTGACGTTGGTGCAGACGCGACGCCTGGATCGTACACGGCTGCAGATCGCGTTCTGCCGTGCACCGGTGGAGACCCGTTCTCGTTGAAGTTGTGTCAGTTCCTGAAGGAAAAAGGATACGACGGCGCACTTTCAATGGGCACCGAAGCACACATGTACGCTGGTGCTCCCAACCGTCACGACGTTGCTGGTAAGTTAAGCACGATGTTGGACAAGCTGGCTGACGGCGAAGATCCAACTTACGTCGAAGAGCCGGAAGTTGAAGAAGGCGAAGAGGGTGAAGGAGCCGAAGGCGCAGACGGCGCAGACGGCGAAAAAGCTGCTGAAGAAACCAAAGACGGAGCTGCGAAGGATGCAGCCGCGGACGGTTCCAAAGAAGAGGCAACTCCTGCCAAGGCGTAA
- a CDS encoding HNH endonuclease, with the protein MHISAYFRNRLHAPLQHTIQSWGSVNEATGDVFLRVGQWAVNDYDDGNTWVTLYHPEWRATKHGPSQRSEHIRLIEQGAIAYAVVVAFNRHGKIRAFDDHVLLKLGKPEHEDGFIYSKVLGELTIDELRLQVRSSNPAVDDIVELTNINRPETETKRLMAARIGQGIFRSHVLRLWDYRCALTLTTVSSVIRASHIKPWKVSSNKERLDPFNGLPLTATLDALFDDGLVSFKDDGEMIISEQLSAGERKLLGIRSDQSAGKIAAKTIKYLEYHRQHVFRDRIDFK; encoded by the coding sequence ATGCACATATCAGCATATTTTCGCAATCGGCTTCATGCGCCGCTCCAACACACGATTCAATCATGGGGCTCGGTCAACGAAGCAACCGGTGACGTGTTTCTCCGGGTTGGTCAGTGGGCGGTTAATGACTACGACGATGGTAATACGTGGGTTACGCTTTACCATCCAGAATGGCGGGCCACCAAGCACGGCCCGTCGCAAAGATCCGAACACATCCGGTTAATTGAGCAAGGTGCGATTGCCTATGCGGTTGTCGTGGCGTTCAATCGGCACGGTAAGATTCGTGCTTTTGACGATCATGTCCTGCTTAAGCTTGGCAAGCCCGAGCACGAAGATGGGTTCATCTATTCCAAAGTGCTTGGCGAGCTAACGATTGATGAACTTAGGCTGCAAGTAAGATCTTCGAATCCAGCTGTCGATGACATTGTTGAATTGACAAATATCAACCGACCGGAAACAGAGACGAAACGGCTCATGGCCGCTCGAATTGGGCAGGGGATTTTTCGATCGCATGTACTGCGACTTTGGGACTACCGGTGCGCGTTGACTTTGACGACTGTCAGTTCTGTGATCCGTGCGTCCCATATCAAACCGTGGAAAGTGTCGAGCAATAAGGAGCGGCTAGACCCGTTCAATGGCTTACCACTTACCGCAACATTGGATGCGCTCTTTGATGATGGGTTGGTTTCGTTCAAGGATGATGGGGAAATGATTATCTCAGAGCAGTTGTCTGCAGGTGAGCGAAAATTGCTGGGGATTCGGAGTGATCAATCGGCAGGGAAGATTGCGGCCAAAACCATTAAATATCTTGAGTATCACAGGCAACACGTTTTTCGAGATCGTATCGACTTCAAGTAG
- the ilvD gene encoding dihydroxy-acid dehydratase, with the protein MSQLNKYSSKITQPRVQGASQAMLYGTGMTDEDMNKAQVGIASVWYEGNTCNMHLNALSEEVKKGVVDSGLVGMRFNTIGVSDGISMGTEGMSYSLQSRDVIADSIETIMGGQWYDACIALPGCDKNMPGCLIAMGRLNRPSLMVYGGTIRAGKLSGCKLDIVSAFQSYGEYVAGKIDDEERKEIVKKSCPGAGACGGMYTANTMASAIEALGMALPFSASIPAEDPDKIDECHRSGAAILNLLKMDLKPRDIMTREAFENAMVVITALGGSTNAVLHLIAMARSVDVDLTLDDFQKVSDRIPFLADLKPSGKFVQEDLHAVGGTPAVMKFLLAEGLLSGDCVTCTGKTLAENVADLPELSADQQIIRPLSNPIKETGHLQILRGNFAPDGSVAKITGKEGLVFEGVANVFDSEEDMVAALEEKKINKGDVVIIRYEGPKGGPGMPEMLTPTSAIMGAGLGNDVALMTDGRFSGGSHGFIVGHITPEAQDGGPIALVQNGDKITIDAEQNRIDLHVSDEELASRRESWVAPPLKVRRGTLYKYIKNVKSASEGCVTDE; encoded by the coding sequence ATGTCCCAGCTCAACAAATACAGTAGCAAAATCACGCAACCCCGAGTCCAGGGCGCGTCTCAGGCGATGCTCTACGGGACCGGGATGACCGACGAGGACATGAACAAAGCGCAGGTCGGGATCGCCAGCGTGTGGTACGAAGGCAACACCTGCAACATGCATCTCAACGCGTTGTCGGAAGAAGTCAAAAAAGGCGTCGTCGATTCCGGTCTGGTCGGGATGCGATTCAATACCATCGGAGTCAGCGATGGTATCTCGATGGGCACCGAAGGCATGAGCTATTCGCTGCAGTCGCGGGACGTGATCGCGGACTCGATTGAAACCATCATGGGCGGGCAGTGGTACGACGCCTGCATTGCGCTTCCGGGTTGCGACAAAAACATGCCGGGCTGTTTGATCGCCATGGGGCGACTGAATCGACCGAGCCTGATGGTGTACGGTGGCACGATCCGGGCGGGAAAACTCAGCGGCTGTAAGCTGGATATCGTGTCTGCGTTTCAAAGCTACGGCGAATACGTCGCGGGAAAAATTGACGACGAAGAACGCAAAGAGATCGTCAAAAAATCCTGTCCAGGAGCAGGTGCTTGCGGCGGCATGTACACGGCCAACACGATGGCCAGCGCGATCGAAGCACTCGGTATGGCGTTGCCGTTTTCGGCTTCGATTCCGGCCGAAGATCCCGACAAGATCGACGAGTGCCACCGCAGTGGCGCGGCGATTTTGAACCTGCTGAAAATGGACCTCAAGCCACGCGACATCATGACGAGGGAAGCTTTTGAGAACGCCATGGTCGTGATCACGGCACTCGGCGGATCGACGAACGCTGTCTTGCATCTGATCGCGATGGCTCGCAGCGTCGACGTCGACTTGACGTTGGACGACTTTCAAAAAGTCAGCGATCGGATCCCGTTTTTGGCTGACCTGAAACCAAGCGGAAAGTTTGTCCAGGAAGATTTGCACGCGGTTGGTGGAACGCCCGCGGTGATGAAGTTTCTGTTGGCCGAAGGACTGCTTTCTGGCGACTGTGTGACATGCACGGGCAAGACGCTTGCGGAGAACGTTGCCGACCTGCCGGAACTGTCGGCCGATCAACAAATCATTCGTCCGCTTTCGAATCCGATCAAGGAAACCGGTCACCTACAGATTCTGCGCGGCAACTTTGCTCCCGACGGTTCGGTCGCCAAAATCACGGGCAAGGAAGGGCTTGTGTTCGAAGGCGTGGCCAATGTTTTCGATTCCGAAGAAGACATGGTCGCGGCTCTGGAAGAAAAGAAGATCAACAAGGGCGACGTCGTGATCATCCGCTACGAAGGCCCCAAGGGCGGGCCGGGAATGCCCGAGATGCTGACTCCGACTTCGGCGATCATGGGCGCTGGTTTGGGCAACGATGTTGCGCTGATGACGGACGGAAGGTTTTCCGGTGGAAGCCACGGATTCATCGTCGGCCACATCACACCGGAGGCTCAGGACGGTGGCCCGATTGCGCTGGTGCAAAACGGTGACAAAATCACAATCGACGCCGAACAGAATCGTATCGACTTACATGTCAGCGATGAAGAACTTGCGTCGCGCCGCGAATCGTGGGTGGCTCCGCCGCTCAAAGTTCGACGTGGCACACTCTACAAGTACATCAAGAACGTAAAGTCGGCATCTGAAGGTTGCGTCACGGACGAGTAA
- the pyk gene encoding pyruvate kinase has product MPNEKVNLLNANPANRNFARTKIVATAGPASKSKEKIKELIIAGVDVFRFNMAHGSIAGKEKIIANIREVSQSMGASIGVLVDLAGPKIRLGKLLNDAITLVNGETVCFVPGIETNNPDELVCLYQPLISEVSVGDTIVLADGISRLIVKEKTNDRLVCEVSDGGVVRTRQGVNLPATNLSIPALGAIDVEHAKWAATVEADFVSLSFVRNASEVESLKQVLRDAKSQAPVIAKIEKREALDNLDSIVAAADGIMVARGDLGVEIDIAQTPLAQKGIIDCCSRHRKPVIVATQMLESMHNCKQPTRAEVSDVANAILDGADACMLSGETAVGEYPVESVLMMNRIMVETEKTFQAVPAKTLPANQLAKNVTSEVLASAAADIARQIDAKLVVIASSTGETALLKSKHRDFLPTVCITDSLHSARQMSLYWGIVPVVSNASFSSEQIRQLSEHFATRFFSLGPGDQVVTVSDTELIPGVHDSIVVTKIA; this is encoded by the coding sequence ATGCCAAACGAAAAGGTAAATCTTTTGAACGCCAATCCCGCAAACAGAAATTTTGCTCGCACGAAAATTGTAGCGACCGCCGGACCTGCGTCGAAATCAAAAGAGAAAATTAAGGAGTTGATTATAGCCGGAGTCGATGTGTTTCGATTCAACATGGCTCACGGATCCATTGCTGGCAAAGAAAAAATCATTGCCAATATTCGCGAAGTCTCACAGAGCATGGGAGCTTCCATTGGAGTTCTGGTCGATCTTGCCGGACCAAAGATACGATTGGGAAAGTTGCTCAACGATGCCATCACGCTCGTCAACGGAGAAACTGTTTGCTTCGTTCCTGGCATCGAAACAAACAATCCCGATGAGTTGGTTTGCCTCTACCAGCCACTGATCTCTGAAGTTTCGGTCGGCGACACGATTGTACTGGCGGACGGAATTTCCAGGCTGATCGTGAAAGAGAAAACAAACGATCGCCTGGTTTGCGAAGTCAGCGACGGCGGCGTTGTGCGGACACGTCAGGGCGTCAACTTGCCAGCCACGAATCTGAGTATTCCGGCGCTCGGCGCGATTGATGTCGAACACGCCAAGTGGGCCGCAACGGTCGAGGCTGATTTTGTCAGCTTGAGCTTTGTGCGGAATGCATCGGAAGTCGAATCGCTAAAGCAAGTCCTGCGCGACGCCAAAAGCCAGGCTCCTGTGATTGCGAAAATTGAGAAACGAGAAGCGCTCGACAATCTGGATTCCATCGTTGCCGCTGCGGACGGGATCATGGTGGCCCGGGGCGATCTGGGAGTCGAGATCGATATTGCGCAAACGCCGCTCGCTCAAAAAGGCATCATCGATTGCTGTTCCCGGCATCGCAAACCGGTGATCGTCGCGACGCAGATGCTTGAGAGCATGCACAACTGCAAGCAGCCGACGCGAGCAGAAGTTTCCGATGTCGCCAATGCGATCCTTGACGGTGCCGATGCCTGTATGCTCAGCGGTGAAACGGCAGTCGGTGAGTATCCAGTCGAATCGGTTTTGATGATGAATCGAATCATGGTCGAAACAGAGAAAACTTTCCAGGCGGTTCCAGCCAAGACGCTTCCGGCGAATCAATTGGCAAAAAACGTGACTTCGGAAGTGCTGGCTTCTGCGGCCGCCGACATTGCACGGCAAATCGATGCCAAGCTGGTCGTGATCGCCAGCAGCACCGGCGAAACCGCGCTGCTGAAATCAAAGCATCGTGACTTTTTGCCGACGGTCTGCATCACTGATTCGCTGCACAGCGCGCGGCAGATGAGCCTGTATTGGGGGATCGTTCCCGTGGTCAGCAACGCAAGTTTCAGCTCCGAGCAGATTCGACAGCTTTCCGAGCATTTTGCGACACGCTTTTTCTCGCTCGGGCCTGGAGACCAGGTCGTTACCGTCAGCGACACCGAACTGATTCCGGG
- a CDS encoding AEC family transporter — MQIFDSLIPLFSVIGLGMLLRRRGFLTAESTQAFNRFAYYYGLPLFLFYKLAGAETVSASDNLMTVALISAVALTFAISWIAAILFNQNVASRGASIQASFRGNLAFMGLPLILFLIEELPDEQKASIEAAMLLALTPVIIFFNIGSVVALVTYNQKTEKDVSIPAMALEIARNPLVWACVGGALFQLSGWELPRSIMRTCSIVGASAFPIALLGIGSQLISIPSARGWRATVVPTLIKCVVCPLIGWAVGAAIGLDEVALQVTVILCAMPTAVSSYVMAEQMNGDAALAAGAVVVSTVFSLPSLALLIWLT; from the coding sequence ATGCAAATTTTTGATAGCCTGATTCCTCTTTTCTCAGTCATCGGACTGGGAATGTTGCTGCGTCGTCGCGGATTCTTGACCGCGGAGTCAACCCAAGCATTCAATCGCTTTGCCTACTACTACGGCCTGCCACTATTTCTGTTTTATAAACTTGCCGGCGCTGAGACCGTGTCTGCATCCGACAACCTGATGACGGTTGCCTTGATCTCTGCCGTAGCTCTTACGTTCGCAATTTCGTGGATCGCTGCGATCCTGTTCAATCAGAATGTCGCTTCACGCGGAGCGTCGATTCAGGCCAGCTTCCGCGGCAACCTTGCGTTCATGGGATTGCCACTGATTCTGTTTTTGATCGAAGAGTTGCCTGACGAGCAGAAGGCATCGATCGAAGCCGCGATGTTGCTGGCGCTGACGCCCGTGATTATCTTCTTCAACATTGGCTCTGTCGTGGCTTTGGTGACCTACAACCAGAAAACGGAAAAGGACGTTTCAATTCCGGCAATGGCTTTGGAGATCGCCAGGAATCCGCTTGTGTGGGCCTGCGTGGGTGGAGCGCTGTTTCAGTTGTCGGGATGGGAGTTGCCGCGATCGATCATGAGAACCTGCTCGATCGTCGGAGCGTCAGCGTTTCCGATCGCGCTCCTTGGAATTGGTAGTCAGCTGATTTCCATCCCGAGTGCGAGGGGGTGGCGGGCGACGGTGGTTCCGACTCTGATCAAGTGCGTTGTCTGTCCGTTGATTGGCTGGGCAGTGGGAGCGGCGATTGGGCTGGATGAGGTTGCGCTGCAGGTGACGGTGATTCTTTGTGCGATGCCGACCGCGGTTTCCAGCTATGTGATGGCCGAACAGATGAACGGTGACGCTGCCCTCGCGGCTGGAGCCGTTGTCGTGAGCACCGTTTTTTCGCTTCCGTCGTTGGCGCTATTGATTTGGCTGACGTAG